A genomic window from Arvicola amphibius chromosome 5, mArvAmp1.2, whole genome shotgun sequence includes:
- the C5H18orf21 gene encoding UPF0711 protein C18orf21 homolog isoform X1 yields MRQKHYLEAAARGLVESCPGQARYLLWSYNSTHEENSTFEETCPHCFQLLVLDNSRVRLKPKAKLTPKIQKLLNREARNYTLSFKEAKLLRKYKDSTSVLLVTCRTCNKTVKHHGKSRSFLSALKSSAATAANKTNLKTPKRNTPGSTHPSHKMSDSKGKSPPLTFRTPASGQSTPVCSSRSGSKRKKHFSQLKALLSQDASEKNPKLDFRHFLSSL; encoded by the exons ATGCGGCAGAAGCACTACCTTGAAGCGGCGGCTCGCGGCCTGGTGGAAAGCTGCCCTGGCCAGGCCCGCTACCTCCT CTGGTCCTACAATTCGACACACG AGGAAAACAGCACTTTTGAAGAAACATGTCCACACTGCTTCCAGTTGTTGGTTCTGGATAACTCTAGAGTGCGCCTCAAACCCAAGGCCAAACTGACACCCAAGATACAGAAACTCCTTAATCGAGAAGCAAGAAATTATACACTCAGTTTTAAAGAAGCAAAGCTGTTGAGAAAGTACAAAGACTCCACAAGTGTTCTG CTGGTTACCTGTAGAACATGCAACAAAACAGTGAAACACCATGGCAAGAGTAGAAGCTTCCTGTCAGCACTGAAGAGCAGCGCAGCCACTGCTGCAAACAAAACCAACCTGAAAACACCAAAGAGAAATACCCCAGGCTCCACGCACCCAAGTCACAAGATGTCTGATTCCAAAGGCAAAAGCCCCCCCTTGACTTTCAG AACACCTGCATCTGGACAGTCAACACCCGTTTGCTCCTCAAGGAGTGggagcaaaagaaagaaacacttctcTCAACTAAAAGCGCTGCTTAGTCAGGATGCGTCTGAGAAGAACCCAAAGCTGGACTTCAGGCACTTCTTATCTTCTCTGTGA
- the C5H18orf21 gene encoding UPF0711 protein C18orf21 homolog isoform X2: protein MRQKHYLEAAARGLVESCPGQARYLLWSYNSTHEENSTFEETCPHCFQLLVLDNSRVRLKPKAKLTPKIQKLLNREARNYTLSFKEAKLLRKYKDSTSVLNTCIWTVNTRLLLKEWEQKKETLLSTKSAA from the exons ATGCGGCAGAAGCACTACCTTGAAGCGGCGGCTCGCGGCCTGGTGGAAAGCTGCCCTGGCCAGGCCCGCTACCTCCT CTGGTCCTACAATTCGACACACG AGGAAAACAGCACTTTTGAAGAAACATGTCCACACTGCTTCCAGTTGTTGGTTCTGGATAACTCTAGAGTGCGCCTCAAACCCAAGGCCAAACTGACACCCAAGATACAGAAACTCCTTAATCGAGAAGCAAGAAATTATACACTCAGTTTTAAAGAAGCAAAGCTGTTGAGAAAGTACAAAGACTCCACAAGTGTTCTG AACACCTGCATCTGGACAGTCAACACCCGTTTGCTCCTCAAGGAGTGggagcaaaagaaagaaacacttctcTCAACTAAAAGCGCTGCTTAG